A section of the Kribbella sp. HUAS MG21 genome encodes:
- a CDS encoding sugar ABC transporter permease: MAEQVAARVSTPARARPRRRRSSTWVGWSFILPNFLGFATLTLVPVLASLALSFLDWDSYSTPRWVGLANFERMIHNETFWTALRNTAYYAVGHVPLTLVAALGFAVLLNQKLRAVRFFRTALFFPYITSLVAVAVVWNMLLSPDLGPVNQLLRAIGVDNPPGWTTSTTWAMPAVIMASVWRDLGYYMILYLAGLQTIPAELYEAAQVDGASGWQRFWHITVPSLRPTTFFVLIMLTISSFKVFDLVQVMTEGGPGRATLVLSQVIFREGITQGRFGYSSAISMVLFVIVLTVTLVQFRLQRRSER, encoded by the coding sequence ATGGCTGAGCAAGTAGCCGCGAGAGTTTCCACGCCGGCGCGGGCCCGCCCGCGCCGGCGGCGCAGCAGCACCTGGGTCGGCTGGAGCTTCATCCTGCCGAACTTCCTCGGCTTCGCGACGCTGACCCTGGTGCCGGTGCTCGCGTCGCTCGCGTTGTCGTTCCTGGACTGGGACTCCTACAGCACGCCGCGCTGGGTCGGGCTCGCGAACTTCGAGCGGATGATCCACAACGAGACGTTCTGGACCGCGCTGCGGAACACGGCGTACTACGCGGTCGGGCACGTCCCGCTCACGCTGGTCGCGGCGCTCGGGTTCGCCGTCCTCCTCAACCAGAAGCTGCGGGCAGTGCGGTTCTTCCGGACCGCGCTGTTCTTCCCGTACATCACCTCGCTGGTCGCGGTGGCCGTGGTGTGGAACATGCTGCTCAGCCCGGACCTCGGCCCGGTCAACCAGTTGCTGCGGGCGATCGGCGTCGACAACCCGCCCGGCTGGACCACGTCGACCACGTGGGCGATGCCGGCCGTGATCATGGCCAGCGTCTGGCGCGACCTCGGGTACTACATGATCCTCTACCTGGCCGGGCTGCAGACGATCCCGGCGGAGCTGTACGAGGCGGCGCAGGTCGACGGGGCGAGCGGCTGGCAGCGGTTCTGGCACATCACGGTGCCGTCGCTGCGGCCGACGACGTTCTTCGTGCTGATCATGCTGACGATCTCGAGTTTCAAGGTGTTCGACCTGGTGCAGGTGATGACCGAGGGCGGGCCGGGACGGGCGACGCTGGTGCTGTCCCAGGTGATCTTCCGGGAGGGCATCACCCAGGGCCGGTTCGGCTACTCGTCGGCGATCTCGATGGTGCTGTTCGTCATCGTGCTGACGGTCACGCTGGTCCAGTTCCGCCTGCAGCGAAGGAGTGAGCGATGA
- a CDS encoding carbohydrate ABC transporter permease has protein sequence MTATIRRGAAYVLLTCLSLAVLVPFAWMLSASLKLDNEVFSVPIRWIPQEFHWDNFTRIWDRIPLLTYLRNSAFLSLVITFLQVLTGSFAAYGFAKVRFPGRDALFLAYIATIAVPWQAYMVPQYVIMQKAGLVNTHLSLILLQAFGAFGVFLMRQYYLTIPDELSEAARLDGLSEYGIWARIILPLSKPALASLALLTFVNTWNDYMGPFIYLTDNNLWTVQLGLRSFVGLYDAEYAMIMTGSVLSVLPILVIFLLGQKYFVQGIATSGMK, from the coding sequence ATGACCGCGACCATCCGTCGTGGCGCGGCGTACGTGCTGTTGACCTGTCTGTCGCTGGCCGTGCTGGTGCCGTTCGCGTGGATGCTGTCCGCGTCGCTGAAGCTCGACAACGAGGTGTTCAGCGTGCCGATCCGGTGGATCCCGCAGGAGTTCCACTGGGACAACTTCACCCGGATCTGGGACCGGATCCCGCTGCTCACCTACCTGCGCAACTCGGCGTTCCTCAGCCTCGTGATCACGTTCCTGCAGGTGCTGACCGGGAGCTTCGCGGCGTACGGCTTCGCCAAGGTGCGGTTCCCCGGGCGGGACGCATTGTTCCTCGCCTACATCGCGACGATCGCGGTGCCGTGGCAGGCGTACATGGTGCCGCAGTACGTCATCATGCAGAAGGCCGGGCTGGTGAACACGCACCTGTCGCTGATCCTGCTGCAGGCGTTCGGCGCGTTCGGCGTGTTCCTGATGCGGCAGTACTACCTGACGATCCCCGACGAGCTGAGCGAGGCGGCGCGACTCGACGGGCTGAGTGAGTACGGCATCTGGGCGCGGATCATCCTGCCGCTGTCGAAGCCCGCCCTGGCGAGCCTGGCGCTGCTGACCTTCGTCAACACCTGGAACGACTACATGGGTCCGTTCATCTACCTGACCGACAACAACCTGTGGACCGTCCAGCTCGGGCTGCGGTCGTTCGTCGGGCTGTACGACGCGGAGTACGCGATGATCATGACCGGCTCGGTGCTGTCCGTGCTGCCGATCCTGGTGATCTTCCTGCTCGGCCAGAAGTACTTCGTGCAGGGCATCGCGACCAGCGGGATGAAGTGA